A genomic region of Cygnus atratus isolate AKBS03 ecotype Queensland, Australia chromosome 13, CAtr_DNAZoo_HiC_assembly, whole genome shotgun sequence contains the following coding sequences:
- the LOC118245530 gene encoding brain-specific homeobox/POU domain protein 3, whose protein sequence is MMSMNSKQAFSMHPILHEPKYPHLHTSSEAIRRACLPAPQIQGNIFAGFDETLLRGAEALAAVDIVSQKTHPFKPDATYHTMSSVSCTPTSSSVHLHHPSVLTTHHPHHHHHQPTQGLEGELLDHLNSALPLGGVPGPDVGSTPSHPHSHMSAINHMAHHSQPMNMSHPHGLASHAVISGPETETDPRELESFAERFKQRRIKLGVTQADVGSALANLKIPGVGCLSQSTICRFESLTLSHNNMVALKPILEAWLEEAERAQREKMTKPEIYTGGDKKRKRTSIAAPEKRSLEAYFAVQPRPSSEKIAAIAEKLDLKKNVVRVWFCNQRQKQKRMKFSATY, encoded by the exons ATGATGTCCATGAACAGCAAGCAGGCGTTCAGCATGCACCCCATCCTGCACGAGCCCAAGTACCCCCACCTGCACACCAGCTCCGAGGCCATCCGCAGAGCCTGCCTGCCCGCCCCCCAG ATCCAGGGCAACATCTTTGCGGGCTTCGACGAGACCTTGCTGCGGGGTGCCGAGGCTCTGGCCGCTGTGGATATAGTATCGCAGAAAACCCACCCGTTCAAGCCGGATGCCACCTACCACACCATGAGCAGCGTGTCCTGCACTCCTACCTCGTCCTCCGTGCACCTGCACCACCCGTCCGTGCTGACCACGCaccatccccaccaccaccaccaccagcccacCCAGGGCCTGGAGGGCGAGCTCCTGGACCACCTCAACTCTGCCCTCCCGCTCGGAGGGGTGCCGGGTCCAGACGTGGGCTCCACACCTTCGCACCCTCACTCCCACATGTCGGCCATCAACCACATGGCCCACCACTCCCAACCTATGAACATGTCCCACCCCCACGGCCTCGCTTCCCACGCTGTCATCTCCGGCCCCGAGACGGAGACGGACCCACGGGAGCTGGAGTCCTTCGCCGAGCGCTTCAAGCAGCGGAGGATCAAGCTGGGGGTGACCCAGGCGGACGTGGGCTCCGCGTTGGCCAACCTGAAGATCCCGGGCGTGGGCTGCCTTAGCCAAAGCACGATCTGCAGGTTCGAGTCCCTCACCTTGTCCCACAACAACATGGTGGCCCTCAAGCCCATCCTAGAAGCGTGGCTGGAGGAGGCCGAGAGGgctcagagggagaaaatgacCAAACCTGAGATCTATACAGGAGGGGACAAGAAACGCAAGCGCACTTCCATCGCCGCCCCCGAAAAGCGGTCGCTGGAGGCTTACTTCGCCGTGCAGCCGCGGCCATCCTCGGAGAAAATCGCTGCCATCGCCGAGAAGTTAGACTTGAAGAAGAACGTGGTGCGGGTCTGGTTTTGCAATcagagacagaagcagaaaaggatgAAATTTTCTGCCACTTACTGA